A window from Anser cygnoides isolate HZ-2024a breed goose chromosome 1, Taihu_goose_T2T_genome, whole genome shotgun sequence encodes these proteins:
- the KLHL34 gene encoding kelch-like protein 34: MSYFLSYCKAHCTAVLSQYQTLRSEGFLCDILLKVKENEFPAHKSLLACSSDYFRAMFKSYTQESKANVIQLQVVSPTGLQHVLDFIYTSLLPLSFESLEETLEAASYLQVTDAIGLCNQYLVNNLTLENCCFSANVARRFYLPDALVATEKYIVNNLWKLLDVDLAGLLELNFRTLLAVVESPDLPMVQETRLLNLVLLWLKQDKSRLTHGSSLLEHIRYGLIPVEELRKTYTQSEVPLTAGIKCLIIKAINYHTSAFKQPILQDKSTTLRNQKTRIILLGGGTASDGLVTEVVAFDVYNHKWRPLTQVQDRVQNHSVCVVGNFLYVLGGEIESGTPGDAERDKILSVTNKVHRYDPRFNTWTQITGMLEKRCQFSCCVLGNDIFAIGGRGENGSLHSSVEVYNISRDRWTKARELPCKIHGHASAVCKSIIYISGGKYADPASTSKDVYSLSSLEGQWMKQAPMSIARFGHQMATIREAVFTFLGLYEPFSEIERYDPDQNQWTRLRPLIYDRFCYGLAVVEETALLIGGKKWQDSREVPTQDVVGYDIDNDGWEEICKAPLPWSGLQCAVLQLTEVADERDSDTLQKRPLNC; encoded by the coding sequence ATGAGCTACTTCCTCTCCTACTGCAAAGCGCACTGCACTGCCGTGCTCTCCCAGTACCAGACCCTGAGATCAGAGGGCTTTCTGTGTGATATTTTGCTGAAAGTGAAGGAAAACGAGTTTCCTGCACACAAGTCCTTATTGGCATGCTCCAGTGATTATTTCCGAGCAATGTTCAAAAGTTACACCCAGGAGTCTAAAGCCAATGTGATTCAGCTGCAAGTCGTTTCTCCCACTGGTCTCCAGCATGTCCTGGATTTCATTTACACTTCTTTGCTGCCCCTTTCCTTTGAAAGCCTGGAGGAGACCTTGGAAGCTGCAAGCTACTTGCAAGTGACAGATGCTATTGGCTTGTGCAATCAATACTTAGTTAACAACCTTACCTTGGAAAACTGCTGCTTCTCCGCCAATGTCGCCAGGAGGTTCTACCTGCCAGATGCCCTAGTcgcaacagaaaaatacattgtcAACAATCTCTGGAAGCTGCTGGACGTGGATTTGGCAGGACTACTTGAGTTGAACTTCAGGACTTTGCTAGCGGTGGTGGAATCCCCAGATCTCCCCATGGTGCAGGAAACCCGCCTGTTGAATcttgtgctgctgtggctgaaGCAGGATAAATCCAGGCTGACTCATGGAAGCAGCCTTTTGGAGCACATTAGATATGGTCTCATCCCAGTGGAAGAGCTGAGAAAAACCTACACGCAGTCAGAAGTGCCCCTCACTGCAGGTATTAAGTGCCTGATCATTAAAGCAATAAATTACCATACATCTGCTTTCAAACAGCCCATCCTGCAGGATAAATCCACCACGCTGAGGAACCAGAAAACTCGGATCATTCTGCTGGGGGGAGGGACGGCAAGTGATGGGCTCGTCACTGAGGTGGTGGCCTTTGACGTTTACAATCACAAATGGAGACCTCTTACACAGGTGCAGGACAGGGTGCAGAACCACAGCGTGTGTGTGGTGGGGAATTTCCTCTATGTTTTGGGTGGGGAAATAGAGAGTGGCACTCCAGGTGATGCTGAGAGGGACAAGATATTATCGGTTACGAACAAGGTCCATCGCTACGATCCAAGGTTTAACACATGGACCCAAATCACAGGCATGCTGGAAAAGAGATGCCAGTTTTCCTGCTGTGTCCTAGGCAATGATATCTTTGCAATTGGTGGACGGGGTGAGAATGGGTCTCTGCATTCATCTGTGGAAGTCTACAACATCAGCAGGGACAGATGGACAAAGGCCAGGGAATTGCCATGCAAGATACATGGCCATGCCAGTGCTGTTTGCAAGAGTATTATATACATCTCAGGTGGCAAATATGCAGACCCAGCCAGCACGAGCAAAGACGTTTATTCTCTGAGTTCTCTTGAGGGGCAGTGGATGAAACAAGCCCCCATGAGCATAGCTCGGTTTGGGCATCAGATGGCAACAATCAGAGAAGCCGTATTCACATTTTTAGGTTTATATGAACCATTCTCTGAAATAGAAAGGTACGACCCAGATCAAAACCAGTGGACTCGTTTAAGGCCACTGATCTATGACCGATTTTGCTATGGCCTGGCAGTGGTAGAGGAAACGGCTCTTCTTATTGGGGGAAAGAAATGGCAAGACTCGCGGGAAGTCCCCACGCAAGACGTGGTTGGCTACGATATCGACAACGATGGCTGGGAGGAGATCTGCAAAGCCCCCCTGCCCTGGAGTGGGCTGCAgtgtgcagtgctgcagctcaCAGAAGTGGCCGATGAACGGGACAGTGACACTCTGCAAAAGAGGCCACTGAACTGCTGA